The sequence below is a genomic window from Flavobacterium lipolyticum.
AGAAAACTTATCCAAATTAGGCTATCACGTTTTCATTGCTGATATTTATGGAGAAGGAAACAAACCTGCCAATACCTCAGAAGCGGCAAAGCAATCCAGTTACTACAAAAATAACTTTGAAATATATCAAAAACGCATCAATGCCGCATTACAGGAATTGATCAAATCAGGAGCCAACGCCGACAATATTGTAGCCATTGGGTACTGCTTTGGAGGAACCGGTGTTCTTGAAGCTGCACGCGGACATTTAAATCTAAAGGGAGTAGTTTCTTTTCACGGAAGTTTAGCCAGAGATGCCGCCCGTAAAATTGAACCCATCACAACTAAAGTATTAATTTGTCACGGGGCCGACGATCCCTATGAATCAAAAGAAGAAATAACAGCTTTCCAACAGGAAATGAGAGATTCAAAAGCCGATTGGCAAATGATTTATTATGCCAATGCCGTACATTCTTTCACCAATCCTGAAGCAGGAAATGACAACTCAAAAGGAGCAGCCTATAATGCCGTTGCAGCAAAAAGAGCTTTTGAACATTTGCAGCTTTTCCTGAACGAAGTATTGAAAAAATAAGCTTTAAAACTGCAATTTCAAAGAATAAAACTGACTTCAACTATATGGTTTTAAAATTCAGACAATAAGTGAAATTCGCAGCAAAAAAATCTTTTTCATCTGTGACAAAAAAAAGTATCAGCATTAAGCCAGATAATTATTTTTAAAATTTACGGAAATTCGCGTTATTCGCTGCAAGAAAAAACAAACCAAGAAAACCAAACCAATACCATTTACAATCAATGTCACACAGTCCGATTAGAAAAGACAAAACCTGCTTAAACTGCAGACACGTTGTTGAACAAAAATTTTGCCCCAATTGCGGGCAGGAAAATACCGATTCCCGAAAAACATTCCATCATTTGTTCGTTCACTTTTTTGAAGATTTGACACATTATGAAAATGCTTTTTGGCGTACGATCAAAAACCTTTTGTTTAAACCATCGGCATTAACCAAAGAATACCTTTCAGGAAAACGTTTATCCTACTTAGCTCCTGTTCGTTTGTACATCTTTATCAGTTTTGTCACTTTCTTAATGATCGCCTTATTTCCGGGCCATTCAAAAGAAACCACCGCTGATTTTAATCTCGACATAAGCAACGAAAAAGAAGTTCCAAAAAATATTTTTACAGGAGATCTTAACGATTTAAAACCCGGAGACGGTTTTGATGATTTTACCAAAGAGATCGATTCCGTTCAAAAATATGCACCTGAAAAGGAAAAATTAGATTCGTTTAGTTACTGGATGATTCAAAAAGTAAAATATGTAAAAGAACACAATACCAAAAAAGAACTCATTAACAAGTTCACAGAGTCTTTTGTACATAACATTCCCAAAGTACTGTTCATTATAATGCCATTATTTGCTTTCTTTTTATGGCTCGTTCATAACAAAAAAAGATGGTATTATTTTGATCATGGGATATTCACTTTACATTACTTTTCGTTTTTGCTTCTGGTAATCTTCTTCCTATTTATAATTAGAAGATTGGTTGGGTTATTTGGAGAAGACAGTCCACTATCTTTTATTTCAGGTGTAACCGACTTTTTTGGAGGTCTCTGGATGTTCTACTATTTCTTTCCGGCACACCACCGTTTTTACGGAGAAACAAGATGGGTTTCCTTCTTTAAAAGCATCGCATTGCTGTTTATAAATTCAATTTTTATCTTATTCTTACTGATTTTCTATATTTTCTATACCTTTATCAATTTACACTAAACAACCTATGAAAAAAATCATAATCCTGTTATTAATTGGTACTGCATTTTCGTGTAAAAACACACAATCAGTTACCTTAAAAGACAATTCAGATCCCTCTAAATACATCGACTTTATTTCTGAAAAAGATCTAAAAACAATGCTTTATGTAGTAGCCTCTGACGAAATGGAGGGGCGTGAAACCGGATCGAAAGGGCAAAAGAAAGCAGGTCTTTACATGATCGGGCAATACAAAAAACATGGAATTTCGTTCCCTAAAGGTGCAACCGATTATTACCAGCATATTCCTGCCTCATTTTTAAATGCCAGACGAAATGAAAACTTACCGGATTCAGAAAACATCTGGGCTTATATTGAAGGATCTGAAAAACCGGATGAAGTTTTGGTTATTTCCGCACATTACGATCACGTAGGAGTAAAAAATGGCGACGTTTATAATGGTGCTGATGATGATGGTTCCGGAACTGTTGCTGTAATGGAAATGGCAAAAGCATTTGCAAAAGCCAAAAAAGACGGACACGGTCCAAAACGCTCTATACTGTTCCTGCACGTTACCGGAGAAGAACACGGTCTGCATGGTTCTCGCTATTATTCTGAAAATCCTTTATTCCCAATCGCTAATACCATTGCCGACATTAATATCGATATGATTGGCCGTCGTGATGTGGAACACGAAAAAACAAACAATTATGTGTACGTAATTGGAGCCGACAGACTCTCCACTGATTTACACAATATTGTTGTGGCACAAAATGAAAAATACACTAAAATTGACTTAGATTTTAAATTCAACGACCCGAAAGATCCAAATCATTTTTACGAGCGTTCTGATCATTATAACTTTGCAAAATTTGGAATTCCATCGGTTTTCTTCTTTAACGGAGTTCACGAAGACTACCACAGAAAAGGTGACGAACCTCAGAAAATCGAATACGATGCTTTGACTAAAAGAACAAAATTAGCTTTCTCCATTGCCTGGGAATTAGCGAATAGATCTGATCGCCCAGTAGTGGATAAACCGATTAAATAAGGCGCTAAGGCACTAAGATACTAAGGCTCTAAGCAACAAAGGTTCAAAGGTTCAAAGGCTTTTAAAAATAACAAACAAAAAACGAGGAGCTAAAACTCCTCGTTTTTTTTATACTTCCTAATCATTCTTTAAGCTTGAAATCCAGCTAAAACCTTTGAACCTTTGCAACTCTGAACCTTTGTACCTTTTAATTAACGAATAGATCTGATCGCCCAGTAGTGGATAAACTGATTAAATAAGGTACTGAGATACTAAGATGCTAAGGCTCTAAGCAACAAAGGTTCAGAGTTACAAAGGCTTTTAAAAATAACAAACAAAAAACGAGGAGCTTAAACTCCTCGTTTTTTTATACTTCCTAATCATTCTTTAAGCTTGAAATCCAACTAAAACCTTTGAACCTTTGCAACTCTGAACCTTTGTACCTTTTAATTAACGAATAGGTCTGATCGCCCAGTAGTGGATAAACCGATTAAATAAGGTACTGAGATACTAAGATGCTAAGATGCTAAGGCTCTAAGATTTTTTAAGTGCTGAGAAACTAAGTTACCACTTTATTCTATAAATAGGAGGCTGTCTAAAAAGACAGCCTCACTTATTTCTCCTATTACTTAAAGATTATTCTTGCATCATAGAGCAACTTTTAAATAAGCCATCCCAATGATTTCTTTTTTATGCGGGTACTCCTGATTTTAATTTCTGTACAACTTCCAAACATCTATTTTCAAAAATTGACTGCTCAACTGGCACAACAACCGATTGAAATAATTGCATTAAATCATCCGAATGATTTGCTGATTTTTTTGTCGCAATATTATAATGAATAAACCTGATCCATAAAATTGCTTTTAATTCCGTTTCATTTTCATTCCACATTTTCATTTCAACCAACAAAGCATTATCGCGATACTCAATCAATTGCGATTCAATCAGGGTCGTTTCCATCGTAAAAGCCGGACGTATATAACTAATCTGACTGGATGCTACTACCCAGCTCAAACCAGTTTCTTTCAGATATTTAAAAATATCCAGATCGTAATGTTCTGCAATCTGATCTTCTCTTGTATTAATAAAATACTCCAGATACTTTGCGTTGTTTAAATGATTAAAAGGATCACAATCCTGAAATCTGATTTTCTTTTTTGTTTTTAATACTTTTTCCATTTTCTGCTTTTTTTATCAAATACCAATCGGTATCTGAAGGGTTAAAAAATTTTTATTTCCTCATTTTATCAATTATCGCATGGTCTATAAAATCCATAGCGGTGGTGATGTATGTCCCATCATTATGCGTAAAGGCCAAAAGGGAGCTTCCTTCAATTAAAGTCAATAATAGCTTTGCATATTGCAGCGGATCAATATTCTCCTGAATTTCTCCACTTATAATACCTTCACTAATGATATTGGAAAGTCCGGTGATAAATTTCTGAGACAAACTCTGAGCACTCTTAAACAACAGTGGATTGATAAATTTAGTATCTACTCCTACACGCAGCATTGGACAACCACCTCTGTCTTTGACTACATCATAATAGCTCCGTTGATATTTCGTTATCGTGTAAAGTTTCTCTAAACTTCCTGTAGTAGAAGCCAGTATTTTGAATAAAGGCGTTATCGCTACCTCTACATTCAATTGAAAAGACTTTAAAGCTAACTCTTCTTTATTGGCAAAATTGCAGTAAATAGCCCCTTTGGTAAGTCCCGTAGCCTTGGTAATATCCGAAAGACTGGTACCCACATATCCCTGTCTGTTAAAAACAGGTGCTACTTTGTCCAATATAAATTCAGAAGTGTTCATTATTTTCCAGTTTTCAACAATCGTTCTTCAAACAAATATAACACAAATACCGATCGGTATTTCATGTTAGAGCTTTTTTTCTTCTAAACATAAAAAGAAAGGGGTGAATTCAAAGAATTCACCCCTTTATATATTTTATCATCTTAAAAGATTAGTAACCAAGAAATTTAACGGTAGTAAAAAAACTTAGCATCTCAGCTCCTCAGAATCTTAGCCCCTTTTTCTAGTCATTCATAGAAATCAAAAACTCTTCGTTGTTTCTGGTTTTCTTGAAACGATCGTTTACAAAATCCATAGATTCTACCGGATTCATATCAGACAGGTACTTACGCATGATCCACATTCTTTGTAATGTTTTCTCATCCAGTAATAAATCATCACGACGTGTGCTTGACGAAGTAAGATCGATAGCCGGGAAGATACGTTTGTTAGCGATTTTACGATCCAATTGCAGTTCCATATTACCGGTACCTTTAAATTCTTCAAAGATAACTTCATCCATTTTAGAACCTGTTTCGGTCAATGCGGTTGCAATAATACTTAGTGAACCGCCATTTTCTACATTTCTGGCAGCTCCAAAGAAACGTTTTGGTTTTTGCAATGCATTAGCATCAACACCACCGCTTAAAACTTTACCTGAAGCAGGTTGAACAGTATTGTAAGCTCTCGCTAAACGAGTAATCGAATCAAGTAAAATAACCACATCGTGTCCGCATTCTACCAAACGCTTTGCTTTTTCAAGAACGATATTCGCAATCTTCACGTGTTCTTGTGGTTCTCTGTCAAAAGTAGAAGCAATAACTTCTCCTCTTACACTACGCTGCATATCCGTAACCTCCTCAGGACGCTCATCAATCAAAAGAACGATAAGATAAACTTCGGGATGGTTGGCTGCGATTGCGTTTGCAATGTCTTTTAGCAACATTGTTTTCCCCGTTTTAGGCTGAGCGACAATCATACCACGCTGTCCTTTTCCTATTGGAGAAAACAAATCGATAATACGGGTTGAAACTGAACTGCCTTTTTCGGCTAATTTAAATTTTTCAGAAGGGAAAACCGGGGTAAGATGTTCGAAAGAAACTCTGTCACGAACAACTTGTGGATCATGACCATTAATTTTAAGTACACGAACGAGAGGGAAAAATTTTTCGCCTTCTTTTGGAGGACGAACTACTCCTTTTACAGTATCTCCGGTTTTAAGACCGAACAATCTGATTTGTGACGTTGATAAATAAATATCATCGGGAGAGGCTAAATAATTATAATCTGATGAACGTAAAAATCCGTAACCATCCGGCATCATTTCAAGAACACCTTCACTTTCAATAATTCCGTCAAACTCAAAGTCTGAATCTCTGAAATTATTCTTTTTATTTTTATGATTTGGATTTTGATTCCCGTTGTTTCCGTTCCCGTTTTGGTTAGAATTTGGATTCTGATTTGGGTTTTGGTTGGGATTCTGATTCGGATTTTGATTTTTATTCTGGTTCGGATTAATCTTCTTGGTCTGAACCGGTGCTTCTGTTTTTTCAGCAGCAGCAACTTCTGCTGTAACTTCATTTTCCGGAACTACATCTTTCGTAGCCTCCTTTTCTTTTTTCAAAGCAACCTTTTTCTCGTAAGCCGATTTACTAAACTTTACAATTTTTGGTCCTTTTTTCTCTATTGCTGCATCTTCAGTATTCTCAGTACTTTCGGTATTCTCAATATTTTCCTGAACTTCCGGTGTTGTTTCAACGCTTTTTACTTCTGCTGTTTCTTTTGCTGCTGCATTTCCTTTTATCTTCGGATTTGTTTTAGGATTTGCTTTAATAGCCGGAGTTTTAGTTACTGCTATCAGAGCTTCCTCTTTTTCAGGAGTTTCCTCTGCTTTATCAAATTCCAGAACCGGTGCATTCTTATTTGCTGCTGTCTTTTTTGCCGGAACAATTCTTGCTCTTTTCGGTTTTTCATCAACTATTTCCGCTTCTGCCACAGGACTAACCGGCGGCGCTACA
It includes:
- a CDS encoding TetR/AcrR family transcriptional regulator; translation: MNTSEFILDKVAPVFNRQGYVGTSLSDITKATGLTKGAIYCNFANKEELALKSFQLNVEVAITPLFKILASTTGSLEKLYTITKYQRSYYDVVKDRGGCPMLRVGVDTKFINPLLFKSAQSLSQKFITGLSNIISEGIISGEIQENIDPLQYAKLLLTLIEGSSLLAFTHNDGTYITTAMDFIDHAIIDKMRK
- a CDS encoding M28 family peptidase translates to MKKIIILLLIGTAFSCKNTQSVTLKDNSDPSKYIDFISEKDLKTMLYVVASDEMEGRETGSKGQKKAGLYMIGQYKKHGISFPKGATDYYQHIPASFLNARRNENLPDSENIWAYIEGSEKPDEVLVISAHYDHVGVKNGDVYNGADDDGSGTVAVMEMAKAFAKAKKDGHGPKRSILFLHVTGEEHGLHGSRYYSENPLFPIANTIADINIDMIGRRDVEHEKTNNYVYVIGADRLSTDLHNIVVAQNEKYTKIDLDFKFNDPKDPNHFYERSDHYNFAKFGIPSVFFFNGVHEDYHRKGDEPQKIEYDALTKRTKLAFSIAWELANRSDRPVVDKPIK
- a CDS encoding dienelactone hydrolase family protein produces the protein MKNSAFLLFATILFSNGINAQLKAVKYTDGSQALSGLFAKSAKKSTQNPGILLIPAWLGIDKASKDIAENLSKLGYHVFIADIYGEGNKPANTSEAAKQSSYYKNNFEIYQKRINAALQELIKSGANADNIVAIGYCFGGTGVLEAARGHLNLKGVVSFHGSLARDAARKIEPITTKVLICHGADDPYESKEEITAFQQEMRDSKADWQMIYYANAVHSFTNPEAGNDNSKGAAYNAVAAKRAFEHLQLFLNEVLKK
- a CDS encoding acyl-CoA thioesterase; translated protein: MEKVLKTKKKIRFQDCDPFNHLNNAKYLEYFINTREDQIAEHYDLDIFKYLKETGLSWVVASSQISYIRPAFTMETTLIESQLIEYRDNALLVEMKMWNENETELKAILWIRFIHYNIATKKSANHSDDLMQLFQSVVVPVEQSIFENRCLEVVQKLKSGVPA
- a CDS encoding DUF3667 domain-containing protein, with the protein product MSHSPIRKDKTCLNCRHVVEQKFCPNCGQENTDSRKTFHHLFVHFFEDLTHYENAFWRTIKNLLFKPSALTKEYLSGKRLSYLAPVRLYIFISFVTFLMIALFPGHSKETTADFNLDISNEKEVPKNIFTGDLNDLKPGDGFDDFTKEIDSVQKYAPEKEKLDSFSYWMIQKVKYVKEHNTKKELINKFTESFVHNIPKVLFIIMPLFAFFLWLVHNKKRWYYFDHGIFTLHYFSFLLLVIFFLFIIRRLVGLFGEDSPLSFISGVTDFFGGLWMFYYFFPAHHRFYGETRWVSFFKSIALLFINSIFILFLLIFYIFYTFINLH
- the rho gene encoding transcription termination factor Rho, producing the protein MFDISALKEMKLSELQEIAKLAKTIKFNGVKKETLISQILAHQEATVAPPVSPVAEAEIVDEKPKRARIVPAKKTAANKNAPVLEFDKAEETPEKEEALIAVTKTPAIKANPKTNPKIKGNAAAKETAEVKSVETTPEVQENIENTESTENTEDAAIEKKGPKIVKFSKSAYEKKVALKKEKEATKDVVPENEVTAEVAAAEKTEAPVQTKKINPNQNKNQNPNQNPNQNPNQNPNSNQNGNGNNGNQNPNHKNKKNNFRDSDFEFDGIIESEGVLEMMPDGYGFLRSSDYNYLASPDDIYLSTSQIRLFGLKTGDTVKGVVRPPKEGEKFFPLVRVLKINGHDPQVVRDRVSFEHLTPVFPSEKFKLAEKGSSVSTRIIDLFSPIGKGQRGMIVAQPKTGKTMLLKDIANAIAANHPEVYLIVLLIDERPEEVTDMQRSVRGEVIASTFDREPQEHVKIANIVLEKAKRLVECGHDVVILLDSITRLARAYNTVQPASGKVLSGGVDANALQKPKRFFGAARNVENGGSLSIIATALTETGSKMDEVIFEEFKGTGNMELQLDRKIANKRIFPAIDLTSSSTRRDDLLLDEKTLQRMWIMRKYLSDMNPVESMDFVNDRFKKTRNNEEFLISMND